From one Labeo rohita strain BAU-BD-2019 chromosome 8, IGBB_LRoh.1.0, whole genome shotgun sequence genomic stretch:
- the LOC127169192 gene encoding uncharacterized protein LOC127169192 isoform X1, producing the protein MKTNREKVIGSQVISAELVAGLLLSIAYRMCSSLAFSSEGESVSDWSAQFEVTRSLVCVWVASNVKFIFFKSNNHPLSLSAHAISRLVALISLLGVCREAHIQGRDLRHPPMVDVAVFLFFLLSSLNLLILDHNQLKGSLKRSELLTKPQRFFLQMDFFANFICGLMWLVFPGWLLGSQINGSEDHIYLTRVCGAMMVGDSFASFTTQKQMGTNEVSVFSSRAVGTLAVVIFMIHTQLTTSAWKTPNLCLGLLGVSLWAGNSILGYLSSKDMRTESVNSIYWHAVQRKDRRLYVQ; encoded by the exons ATGAAAACGAACAGGGAGAAAGTAATTGGAAGTCAAGTCATTTCAGCCGAACTTGTGGCAGGACTACTACTCAGCATAGCGTATAGGATGTGTTCCAGTTTGGCTTTTTCCTCAGAG GGGGAAAGCGTCAGTGACTGGAGCGCGCAGTTTGAAGTAACGCGCTCACTCGTATGTGTGTGGGTTGCTAGTAATGTTAAGTTCATTTTCTTCAAAAGCAACAACCATCCACTTTCTCTTTCTGCTCATGCCATTTCGAGGCTTGTT GCCTTAATTTCATTGCTGGGAGTCTGCAGAGAGGCACACATTCAAGGAAGAGACCTCAGACAT CCTCCCATGGTGGATGTGGCAGTGTTCTTGTTCTTTCTTCTAAGCAGTTTGAATCTTTTGATCTTGGATCACAATCAGTTGAAAGGCTCTTTGAAACGATCTGAACTGCTCACTAAGCCCCAGAGGTTTTTCCTTCAAATGGATTTCTTTGCCAACTTCATTTGTGGCCTCATGTGGTTGGTTTTTCCAGGATGGCTTCTCGGGTCACAG ATTAATGGATCTGAGGATCATATTTATCTCACCCGTGTATGTGGAGCCATGATGGTCGGAGACAGCTTTGCTTCTTTTACCACGCAGAAGCAAATGGGAACCAATGAGGTGTCTGTCTTCAGTAGCCGGGCTGTG GGAACTTTGGCGGTTGTCATCTTCATGATCCACACACAGCTCACCACATCAGCATGGAAAACCCCAAATCTCTGTTTGGGCCTACTAGGGGTCAGTCTCTGGGCTGGAAACTCCATCCTTGGCTACCTGAGCTCCAAAGACATGAGGACAGAGTCAGTGAACAGTATATACTGGCATGCTGTACAGAGAAAGGATAGAAGACTTTATGTACAATAG
- the LOC127169192 gene encoding uncharacterized protein LOC127169192 isoform X2 has translation MKTNREKVIGSQVISAELVAGLLLSIAYRMCSSLAFSSEALISLLGVCREAHIQGRDLRHPPMVDVAVFLFFLLSSLNLLILDHNQLKGSLKRSELLTKPQRFFLQMDFFANFICGLMWLVFPGWLLGSQINGSEDHIYLTRVCGAMMVGDSFASFTTQKQMGTNEVSVFSSRAVGTLAVVIFMIHTQLTTSAWKTPNLCLGLLGVSLWAGNSILGYLSSKDMRTESVNSIYWHAVQRKDRRLYVQ, from the exons ATGAAAACGAACAGGGAGAAAGTAATTGGAAGTCAAGTCATTTCAGCCGAACTTGTGGCAGGACTACTACTCAGCATAGCGTATAGGATGTGTTCCAGTTTGGCTTTTTCCTCAGAG GCCTTAATTTCATTGCTGGGAGTCTGCAGAGAGGCACACATTCAAGGAAGAGACCTCAGACAT CCTCCCATGGTGGATGTGGCAGTGTTCTTGTTCTTTCTTCTAAGCAGTTTGAATCTTTTGATCTTGGATCACAATCAGTTGAAAGGCTCTTTGAAACGATCTGAACTGCTCACTAAGCCCCAGAGGTTTTTCCTTCAAATGGATTTCTTTGCCAACTTCATTTGTGGCCTCATGTGGTTGGTTTTTCCAGGATGGCTTCTCGGGTCACAG ATTAATGGATCTGAGGATCATATTTATCTCACCCGTGTATGTGGAGCCATGATGGTCGGAGACAGCTTTGCTTCTTTTACCACGCAGAAGCAAATGGGAACCAATGAGGTGTCTGTCTTCAGTAGCCGGGCTGTG GGAACTTTGGCGGTTGTCATCTTCATGATCCACACACAGCTCACCACATCAGCATGGAAAACCCCAAATCTCTGTTTGGGCCTACTAGGGGTCAGTCTCTGGGCTGGAAACTCCATCCTTGGCTACCTGAGCTCCAAAGACATGAGGACAGAGTCAGTGAACAGTATATACTGGCATGCTGTACAGAGAAAGGATAGAAGACTTTATGTACAATAG